A genomic segment from Acidobacteriota bacterium encodes:
- a CDS encoding tetratricopeptide repeat protein, whose product MAKAEDTPRIQALRAKLSADPSSRVFYQLAEELRKLERFEDAEEVLRGGIEHHPEYLSGLLSLGRVLVGQGKFAEGIQVFEKALTKDPHNVVTARLLADAHFEVGSNLEAVKRYKLVRALHPQDEEVHERIEILEKRLKEDQPTASEATVPAEPVVGDADAEEAVDASGTSSDTADSESAATEDSTVTMGDLYASQGHPDEARETYRSVLERQPANDRAEARLQRMDHEDLKAKGGQAELESGTGLEDSARPSAGEPARDDARTQRLEEWLAKMKGRADQSVRG is encoded by the coding sequence ATGGCCAAGGCTGAAGACACTCCCCGAATCCAGGCGCTCCGGGCGAAACTCTCCGCTGACCCGTCTTCGCGCGTTTTCTACCAGCTCGCGGAGGAGCTCCGGAAGCTCGAGCGCTTCGAGGACGCCGAGGAAGTCCTGCGAGGCGGGATCGAGCATCACCCTGAATACCTCTCCGGATTGCTCAGCCTCGGGAGGGTGCTCGTGGGGCAGGGGAAGTTCGCCGAAGGTATCCAGGTGTTCGAAAAGGCTCTCACGAAGGATCCCCACAACGTAGTCACTGCCCGGCTCCTTGCCGACGCTCATTTTGAAGTCGGCTCGAATCTCGAAGCGGTCAAGCGATACAAGCTCGTACGGGCGCTCCATCCGCAGGACGAAGAAGTCCATGAACGGATCGAGATCCTTGAAAAGCGGCTGAAAGAAGATCAACCCACGGCATCCGAGGCGACGGTGCCCGCGGAGCCAGTCGTTGGCGATGCGGATGCCGAAGAAGCGGTCGATGCGTCGGGAACGAGCTCCGATACCGCGGACTCGGAATCCGCCGCGACAGAGGACTCAACGGTCACCATGGGCGATCTCTATGCCAGTCAGGGACACCCCGACGAGGCGCGAGAGACGTACCGGAGCGTTCTGGAGAGACAACCGGCGAACGATCGAGCCGAGGCACGTCTTCAGCGGATGGACCATGAGGATCTGAAGGCGAAGGGAGGTCAGGCGGAACTGGAATCAGGAACGGGGCTGGAAGACTCGGCGAGGCCATCGGCAGGCGAGCCCGCGCGAGACGACGCGCGCACCCAGCGTCTGGAGGAGTGGCTGGCGAAAATGAAAGGACGGGCTGACCAGAGTGTTCGAGGATGA
- a CDS encoding roadblock/LC7 domain-containing protein produces the protein MDSVPGALASSLTDLDGIPVASTNPGGVPLDHIAAELTSAFRSVQVTNTGMDIGVLAQLMLMTEKYAMYLSRVTEEYYVLVVMSPEGSHGKARFEMKKVRHALADELV, from the coding sequence GTGGACAGCGTACCTGGGGCGCTCGCCTCGTCATTGACCGATCTCGACGGAATCCCGGTTGCGTCGACGAATCCGGGTGGTGTGCCTCTCGACCACATCGCCGCGGAGCTGACCAGCGCCTTTCGGAGCGTGCAGGTCACCAACACCGGCATGGATATCGGCGTTCTGGCTCAACTGATGCTCATGACCGAGAAGTACGCCATGTATCTGTCGAGAGTGACGGAGGAGTATTACGTTTTGGTGGTAATGTCCCCGGAAGGAAGTCACGGAAAGGCGAGATTCGAAATGAAAAAAGTCCGGCACGCTCTCGCTGACGAACTGGTGTGA
- the accB gene encoding acetyl-CoA carboxylase biotin carboxyl carrier protein, translated as MALLSYQEILQLIDKISEKGMTLVEIETGGVRIRIERSSPEPRGEATIAPMAATATSPAMAAPMPSSGTGETDQSAQEAGDDESWHVITSPIVGTFYRSANPESEPLVKQGDRVTRGAVLCIIEAMKLFNEIESDSDGVIEKIYPENGQPIEYGEKLFALRR; from the coding sequence GTGGCACTATTGAGCTATCAGGAGATTCTGCAACTTATCGACAAGATCTCGGAAAAGGGGATGACTCTGGTCGAGATCGAGACGGGAGGAGTGCGAATCCGGATCGAGAGAAGCAGTCCGGAGCCGCGCGGTGAGGCCACGATCGCGCCTATGGCAGCCACAGCGACCTCACCGGCGATGGCGGCTCCGATGCCCTCCTCAGGGACGGGTGAGACAGACCAGTCCGCTCAGGAAGCAGGGGATGACGAGTCGTGGCACGTGATTACGTCCCCGATCGTTGGGACATTCTATCGATCCGCCAACCCGGAGTCGGAGCCCCTCGTGAAGCAGGGCGACAGGGTTACCCGAGGCGCCGTTCTCTGTATCATCGAGGCGATGAAGCTGTTCAACGAGATCGAGAGCGACTCCGACGGTGTCATCGAGAAAATCTATCCAGAGAACGGTCAACCGATCGAGTACGGCGAGAAGCTCTTTGCGTTACGGCGCTGA
- the accC gene encoding acetyl-CoA carboxylase biotin carboxylase subunit → MIQKVLIANRGEIALRIILACKEMGISTVAVHSEADRDSLHVKYADDDVCIGPAPSRQSYLNISSIIAAAEISGADAVHPGYGFLAENVHFAEIVGECGMKFIGPSPRAIQLMGNKANARDAAKAAGVPILPGSDGPVRTSADAVELASAIGFPVILKASAGGGGRGMRICRSNEELLRAFETARNEAERAFGDADVYMEKFLERPRHIEIQIMGDSTGRIVHLGERECSIQRRHQKLLEESPSPVIGPEMRERMGKAAIELARAVEYENAGTIEFLFDGTDFYFMEMNTRIQVEHPVTEAVTGIDLVKEQIRVASGEPMAIPEELELRGHAIEFRINAEDPETFGPQPGKITTYHPPGGPGVRVDSAVYRDYVIPPHYDSMIGKLIVHGRDRDEAIARGVRALELFTIEGVKTLIPLHLRILANEKFRKGDFSTRFMEELFE, encoded by the coding sequence GTGATCCAGAAAGTCCTCATTGCAAATCGGGGCGAGATCGCTCTGCGAATCATCCTGGCGTGCAAGGAGATGGGCATTTCCACCGTTGCCGTCCACTCGGAAGCCGATCGCGATTCCCTGCACGTCAAGTATGCGGATGACGATGTCTGTATCGGTCCCGCTCCCTCGCGACAGAGTTACCTGAACATTTCGAGCATCATCGCCGCGGCCGAAATCTCGGGAGCGGACGCGGTCCATCCCGGCTACGGCTTTCTGGCGGAAAACGTTCACTTCGCCGAGATCGTCGGCGAGTGCGGAATGAAGTTCATCGGCCCGTCGCCGAGGGCGATCCAGCTGATGGGGAACAAGGCGAATGCGCGCGACGCCGCCAAGGCGGCGGGGGTGCCCATTCTGCCCGGAAGCGACGGACCGGTTCGAACGTCGGCGGATGCGGTCGAGCTCGCGAGCGCGATCGGTTTTCCCGTGATTCTGAAGGCCTCTGCCGGTGGAGGGGGCCGCGGCATGCGCATCTGCAGATCCAACGAGGAGCTGCTGCGTGCGTTCGAGACCGCCCGCAACGAGGCGGAACGGGCCTTTGGCGATGCAGATGTCTATATGGAGAAGTTTCTGGAACGCCCGAGACACATCGAAATCCAGATCATGGGTGACTCGACCGGACGAATCGTTCATCTGGGTGAACGGGAGTGCTCCATCCAGAGGCGCCACCAGAAGCTGCTGGAAGAGTCCCCCTCGCCGGTCATCGGGCCTGAAATGCGGGAGCGAATGGGGAAGGCCGCGATCGAGCTCGCCCGCGCGGTCGAATACGAGAACGCAGGAACGATCGAATTTCTGTTCGACGGTACCGACTTCTATTTCATGGAGATGAACACCCGTATCCAGGTCGAGCATCCGGTAACCGAGGCGGTCACGGGAATCGATCTGGTCAAGGAGCAGATCCGAGTCGCATCGGGCGAACCGATGGCCATCCCGGAGGAGCTCGAGCTTCGCGGTCATGCGATCGAGTTTCGCATCAATGCGGAAGACCCCGAGACTTTCGGACCGCAGCCAGGGAAGATCACGACGTACCATCCGCCGGGCGGTCCTGGGGTCCGAGTCGATTCCGCGGTCTATCGCGATTACGTGATTCCTCCCCACTATGACTCGATGATCGGAAAGCTCATCGTTCACGGTCGCGACAGGGATGAAGCGATTGCGCGCGGTGTGCGAGCGCTCGAGCTCTTCACGATCGAAGGCGTCAAGACTCTCATTCCTCTGCACCTCAGAATCCTCGCGAACGAGAAGTTCAGGAAGGGCGATTTTTCGACGCGCTTCATGGAGGAGCTCTTTGAGTGA
- a CDS encoding shikimate kinase, with product MRVYLVGFMGAGKTTVGSVLAERMKVPFLDLDELVEGAEKMSIRDIFAEQGEPYFRKRESDILALTAHLESAVIATGGGTYTFRENVALIDRVGISVYLSLPYSILRERISRSSAERPMFTDEMALHRLFNSRIEHYRQASLAIEVREEETPREVADRILNRLRRSGEHNPGDFGESFL from the coding sequence GTGAGAGTTTATCTCGTAGGATTCATGGGAGCGGGCAAGACAACCGTGGGGAGTGTCCTTGCGGAGCGCATGAAGGTCCCGTTTCTCGATCTGGACGAGCTCGTCGAGGGAGCCGAAAAGATGTCGATACGCGACATCTTTGCGGAACAGGGAGAGCCGTATTTCCGGAAGCGTGAGAGCGACATCCTCGCACTCACCGCGCACCTCGAGTCCGCTGTCATCGCGACCGGCGGCGGTACCTACACCTTCCGTGAGAATGTCGCTCTGATCGACCGCGTCGGAATCAGCGTCTACCTTTCGCTTCCTTATTCGATCCTGAGGGAACGGATCAGCCGTTCTTCGGCAGAGCGGCCGATGTTCACCGATGAAATGGCGCTCCACCGCCTCTTCAACAGCAGGATCGAGCACTATCGCCAGGCATCGCTCGCGATCGAGGTGAGGGAAGAGGAAACGCCGAGAGAGGTCGCGGATCGCATTCTGAACAGACTCAGGCGGTCAGGAGAGCACAACCCCGGGGATTTCGGAGAATCCTTTCTTTGA
- a CDS encoding metallophosphatase family protein — MRTLVISDVHANLEALEAVLRTVQRKGVARIISLGDVVGYGANPNQVLDTLQRQRRTKIYVRGNHDRVASGEGEPDEFNPAARQAILWSREKLSRDGRNRLRNFVVGPVDLGDGTLLCHGTPDDEDEYLLSEVQAMRIFSAYPHKLVLFGHTHLPSIFRLDQRGDISGELAEAGMTLRMEPGIRYLVNPGSVGQPRDRDTRAAFGLWNSKRSTFRFMRADYDIAGAIDAICCAGLPEILGRRLRSGF; from the coding sequence TTGAGAACGCTGGTGATCAGCGACGTTCATGCGAATCTGGAGGCGCTGGAGGCGGTCCTGCGCACGGTTCAGAGAAAGGGAGTCGCCCGCATCATCAGTCTGGGGGACGTCGTCGGTTACGGCGCGAACCCGAACCAGGTGCTCGACACGTTGCAGCGTCAGCGAAGAACCAAGATCTACGTGCGGGGAAATCATGACCGCGTGGCCTCGGGGGAGGGAGAGCCTGACGAGTTCAATCCTGCGGCCAGGCAAGCGATACTCTGGAGTCGTGAGAAGCTCAGCCGCGACGGACGGAACCGGCTGCGCAATTTCGTCGTCGGTCCCGTCGATCTCGGTGATGGCACTCTGCTCTGTCATGGAACTCCGGACGACGAGGACGAGTACCTTCTCAGCGAGGTTCAGGCGATGCGGATCTTTTCGGCCTATCCACACAAGCTCGTCCTTTTCGGCCACACGCATCTTCCCTCGATCTTTCGACTCGATCAGCGTGGAGACATCTCGGGGGAGTTGGCGGAAGCCGGGATGACGCTGAGAATGGAGCCGGGCATTCGTTACCTAGTCAATCCCGGTTCAGTCGGACAGCCGCGCGACCGAGACACCCGGGCGGCTTTCGGACTTTGGAATTCGAAACGATCGACCTTCCGATTCATGCGTGCCGACTATGACATCGCAGGGGCCATCGACGCGATCTGTTGTGCCGGGCTCCCCGAGATTCTGGGCCGCCGGCTGCGGTCGGGGTTCTGA
- a CDS encoding FecR domain-containing protein, which produces MKRLTLVLLALTSPLWADDDRHQSFIAYDVGGTIVSGEDGRDIEVGVNTPLFSGDRLATSARGRVEVRLSDGNVLAVDRDTVVDLVSVLGDYEMESDETIIGLTFGKVLLHQTGRRSEPVRLDTRFATYRLDDSGILAVETSDRGDSVAVIGGIVNLSLPTGRYQVRTGERIRVDERGIYDEAGLARDGMDDFERWYMRRNDDGRRSSRYLGDRLAYADPLLDAYGRWVYVHEYSNWVWRPTVSVGWRPYYSGYWHRGRRGGLVWVSSEPWGWVPYHYGSWAHSPLYGWVWIPGNRYSHAWVYWLWGPSYVGWAPRGYYDCFQPYFGWAFNRGRRISVGIGFDVWGRVHVSDGDLNQWTLVRPDHLVSTRVDRAALTTDAIRERLQRDGRGATFTGGNPRLGEEDLRNPAEAVERIARRTVGGGTGTVGSGPTSDVTRFFRRDPDLPESDRDRIARALDRATPRASDSPRTAGETATTPSSGGVRGPSIQRRVPSGSGETSDRITRTPARNVSGSVDESRRGAISRPAPERPAPVTPERPAIVTPERPATVTPERPTRQRVTEPDSRSNAGETPRQLAVPRRVIDSIESARESRRRATRSSEGSDQTTRRAPASDDWRRRPAASSPEADRTPARTRTPDRTPVRTRTPDRAPVRATPDRTPVRTTTPDRTPVRTTSPDRSTRTSAPRATSPTRSRSVSRPERSSSSSTRSSSSSTRSSSSSTRSSSSGDRSSSSTRSSSSSKSSSSSSGRVSRRSKPDDR; this is translated from the coding sequence ATGAAACGTCTTACTCTGGTTCTGCTCGCGCTCACATCCCCTCTCTGGGCTGATGACGATCGCCATCAGTCCTTCATCGCTTACGACGTGGGTGGGACGATTGTCAGCGGGGAGGATGGACGTGACATCGAAGTCGGTGTCAATACGCCCCTGTTTTCCGGAGACCGCCTCGCCACCTCCGCTCGGGGGAGAGTCGAAGTGAGGCTTTCGGACGGCAACGTTCTGGCCGTGGACCGCGATACCGTGGTCGACCTCGTGTCGGTGCTCGGCGACTACGAGATGGAGAGCGACGAGACGATCATCGGGCTGACTTTCGGCAAGGTTCTCCTTCACCAGACCGGCCGACGATCGGAGCCGGTGAGGCTCGATACGCGATTCGCGACGTATCGACTCGATGACTCCGGCATTCTTGCGGTCGAGACTTCGGATCGGGGCGATTCCGTTGCCGTAATCGGAGGGATCGTTAATCTGAGTCTTCCGACCGGGCGTTATCAGGTTCGCACGGGGGAGCGGATCAGGGTGGATGAACGGGGAATCTACGATGAGGCGGGGCTCGCGCGCGACGGCATGGACGATTTTGAGCGGTGGTACATGCGTCGGAACGATGATGGTCGACGCTCCTCGCGATATCTCGGCGACCGTCTGGCCTATGCGGATCCCCTTCTCGATGCGTATGGACGCTGGGTGTACGTCCACGAGTACAGCAACTGGGTGTGGCGGCCGACGGTGTCGGTCGGATGGCGGCCGTATTACAGCGGATACTGGCACCGCGGGCGACGAGGTGGGCTGGTCTGGGTATCGTCCGAGCCCTGGGGCTGGGTGCCGTATCACTACGGGTCGTGGGCCCACAGCCCGCTCTACGGTTGGGTCTGGATCCCGGGCAACCGCTATTCGCACGCCTGGGTTTACTGGCTGTGGGGACCGAGCTACGTCGGTTGGGCACCGAGGGGCTACTACGACTGTTTCCAGCCATATTTCGGCTGGGCATTCAACCGCGGTCGGAGGATTTCGGTCGGTATCGGATTTGACGTCTGGGGTCGCGTTCACGTCTCCGATGGGGATCTGAATCAGTGGACTCTGGTACGACCGGATCATCTGGTGTCGACGCGAGTCGATCGCGCTGCATTGACGACCGATGCGATTCGTGAGCGTCTGCAGCGGGATGGGAGGGGCGCCACGTTCACCGGTGGCAACCCGCGACTCGGTGAAGAAGACTTGAGGAATCCGGCCGAGGCGGTCGAGCGGATCGCTCGTCGCACGGTTGGAGGGGGTACCGGCACTGTCGGATCGGGGCCCACGTCGGATGTAACTCGGTTTTTCCGGCGTGACCCCGATCTGCCAGAATCCGATCGGGACCGGATCGCGCGAGCGTTGGATCGAGCGACGCCGCGAGCGAGCGACTCGCCGCGAACCGCCGGCGAGACCGCGACGACTCCGTCATCCGGAGGGGTGAGAGGTCCTTCGATTCAGCGGCGCGTACCCTCCGGGTCCGGGGAAACATCGGATCGGATCACGCGGACGCCGGCTCGAAACGTGTCGGGAAGTGTCGACGAATCGAGGCGAGGAGCCATCTCGCGACCGGCGCCTGAGCGACCGGCGCCCGTGACACCTGAGCGTCCGGCGATCGTGACGCCCGAGCGTCCGGCGACCGTGACGCCAGAGCGTCCGACTCGCCAGCGGGTGACGGAACCGGACAGTCGTTCCAACGCGGGCGAAACTCCCAGACAGCTGGCGGTTCCGCGCCGGGTGATCGATTCGATCGAGTCGGCGCGGGAGTCGCGCCGTCGTGCAACGCGGTCGTCCGAGGGTTCCGATCAGACCACTCGAAGGGCTCCGGCATCGGACGACTGGCGACGAAGGCCCGCCGCGAGCAGTCCCGAGGCGGATCGGACGCCGGCGAGAACGAGGACCCCGGATCGGACGCCGGTGCGAACGAGGACCCCGGATCGAGCTCCGGTGCGTGCTACTCCGGATCGGACACCGGTCCGAACGACGACCCCGGATCGGACACCGGTACGTACGACGAGTCCGGACCGTTCGACCAGGACGAGCGCGCCGCGAGCGACGAGTCCGACGCGGAGCCGAAGCGTGTCGAGGCCAGAGCGGAGCTCGTCGTCATCGACTCGGAGCTCGTCGTCATCGACTCGGAGCTCGTCGTCATCGACTCGGAGCTCATCCTCAGGGGATAGATCATCGAGCTCGACTCGATCCTCTTCCTCCTCGAAATCCTCGAGCTCTTCGTCGGGCAGAGTGTCGCGGAGATCCAAACCGGACGATCGCTGA
- a CDS encoding sigma-54 dependent transcriptional regulator, which translates to METILLAEDRASLAEMLREAFAEEGWSVDHASGGSSAIRRIESGRRYSVVLTDLRMPGADGLEVLEAVKGADPLCPVVVMTGFGTVESAVEAMKLGAFEFLQKPVDLDHLILLIRRCIEHRKLSRENILLREEVGTRKGMPTIVGESPAIREALDRARKMAASDATVLLRGETGTGKELFARAIHALSARADEPFVAINCAAIPETLIENELFGHEKGAYTGAASRQMGKFELAHRGTIFLDEIGDLGPPVQAKILRVLEERAFERVGGTRRIEVDVRIVCATNADLESAVEEGRFRRDLFYRINVISLEIPPLRERGGDVIQIARHFIENRTRTGVRKPLTLAESAGEAIKRYRWPGNIRELQNRLERALILAEGTEITAEDLGLDLADGDRARSLTEIASMDLPLPDRVARAAEQVERLAIEETLKRNEDRKAAAETLGIAYRTLLARIRDYGLD; encoded by the coding sequence ATGGAGACGATTCTTCTGGCGGAAGACCGCGCGTCGCTCGCCGAGATGCTTCGCGAGGCTTTTGCGGAAGAGGGGTGGTCGGTCGATCATGCGAGCGGAGGATCGAGTGCGATTCGACGGATTGAGTCGGGTCGTCGCTACTCGGTGGTTCTGACCGATCTCCGGATGCCGGGAGCCGACGGACTGGAGGTTCTGGAAGCGGTCAAGGGGGCCGATCCTCTCTGTCCGGTCGTGGTGATGACCGGATTCGGCACGGTGGAGAGCGCCGTGGAAGCGATGAAGCTCGGTGCGTTCGAGTTTCTTCAGAAGCCGGTGGATCTGGACCATCTGATTCTCCTGATCCGACGGTGCATCGAGCATCGCAAGCTCTCGCGGGAAAACATCCTGCTCCGCGAAGAGGTCGGAACGCGGAAGGGAATGCCGACGATCGTCGGGGAGTCTCCCGCAATCCGGGAGGCTTTGGATCGCGCCCGAAAAATGGCGGCGAGCGATGCGACCGTTCTGCTACGAGGCGAAACGGGAACCGGCAAGGAGCTTTTTGCGCGCGCGATCCATGCATTGTCGGCGCGTGCAGACGAGCCGTTCGTGGCGATCAACTGCGCGGCGATCCCCGAGACCCTGATCGAGAATGAGCTGTTCGGACACGAGAAAGGCGCGTATACCGGAGCGGCCTCCAGGCAGATGGGGAAGTTCGAGCTCGCTCATCGAGGGACCATCTTCCTCGATGAGATCGGAGATCTCGGGCCTCCCGTGCAGGCCAAGATCCTCAGGGTGCTCGAGGAGAGGGCATTCGAGCGCGTCGGCGGTACGCGGAGAATCGAGGTCGATGTCAGAATCGTCTGCGCCACCAACGCTGATCTGGAGTCGGCCGTCGAGGAGGGGAGGTTTCGCCGCGACCTCTTTTACAGGATCAACGTCATTTCCCTCGAGATACCCCCGTTGCGGGAGCGAGGGGGGGACGTCATTCAGATCGCACGGCACTTCATCGAAAACCGGACTCGGACCGGTGTCCGAAAGCCCCTGACGCTTGCCGAGAGTGCCGGTGAGGCAATCAAACGGTATCGCTGGCCAGGCAACATCCGTGAGCTCCAGAACCGGCTCGAGCGCGCCCTCATCCTCGCCGAAGGAACTGAGATCACCGCGGAAGATCTCGGGCTCGATCTCGCGGATGGGGATCGGGCTCGAAGCCTTACGGAGATCGCTTCGATGGACCTCCCTCTGCCGGACCGTGTCGCACGCGCGGCCGAGCAGGTGGAGCGACTTGCAATCGAGGAGACGTTGAAGCGAAACGAGGACCGGAAGGCCGCTGCGGAAACTCTCGGAATTGCCTACCGCACGCTCCTCGCGAGAATCAGGGACTACGGCCTCGACTGA
- a CDS encoding DoxX family protein has protein sequence MKTQYRSFDDIVSHPWLTIRLQIALGAVFVMAALPKIIDPPTFAHMIYNYKILPLGLVNIAALVLPWVELIIGIALILGMWRGTAITFVIGLLVIFILAIGYNLLIGNAIDCGCFDPAASGLSDEEKLSDMVWTIIRDLFLLAMAVQVLIGWLRERRLLNGGPSPFHLAGPPTRSMEPAPTAENP, from the coding sequence GTGAAAACCCAATACCGATCCTTCGATGACATCGTCTCACACCCCTGGCTGACGATCAGACTCCAGATCGCGCTGGGCGCAGTCTTCGTGATGGCTGCTCTTCCGAAGATCATCGACCCTCCGACCTTCGCCCACATGATCTACAACTACAAAATCCTTCCGCTCGGTCTCGTGAACATCGCGGCACTCGTGCTCCCGTGGGTCGAGCTCATCATCGGGATCGCGCTGATCCTCGGTATGTGGCGGGGCACGGCCATCACGTTCGTCATCGGTCTGCTCGTCATCTTCATCCTGGCCATCGGATACAACCTGCTGATCGGTAACGCGATCGACTGCGGATGCTTCGACCCGGCGGCATCGGGACTGAGCGACGAGGAGAAGCTTTCCGACATGGTCTGGACCATCATCCGGGATCTCTTCCTTCTCGCGATGGCGGTTCAGGTTCTGATCGGCTGGCTTCGTGAGAGACGACTTCTGAACGGAGGGCCGTCACCGTTTCATCTGGCCGGGCCCCCGACTCGATCGATGGAGCCGGCTCCAACCGCAGAGAATCCGTAA
- a CDS encoding rhodanese-like domain-containing protein: MRKFGLEAITIIGAAIIVAFLANAFADRDRKVALIVDDGLSGRRVATSDPTLPSSIQEETPAPSTVGSAEPLPTDTSAPMSTAPTVSKEEMLERFPPTEQQPFVNISPEDARWLHGQGRVFLDARRTSEYEAGHIAGARNFAVWEADVNDKVQAFAEEGHDPDLPIVIYCSGGDCQDSQMLAQKLWGLFYNNLLVYEGGYPDWVGNGGPVRSGPNP; this comes from the coding sequence ATGCGAAAATTCGGACTCGAAGCAATTACGATCATCGGAGCCGCAATCATCGTCGCGTTTCTGGCCAACGCGTTTGCGGATCGCGATCGAAAGGTCGCACTGATCGTCGACGACGGTCTTTCCGGCCGGCGGGTCGCAACCAGTGATCCGACCCTTCCCTCCTCGATCCAGGAGGAAACACCGGCGCCCTCCACCGTGGGGAGCGCTGAACCGCTCCCCACCGACACATCCGCGCCGATGAGCACCGCTCCGACTGTCTCGAAAGAAGAGATGCTCGAAAGGTTCCCCCCCACCGAGCAGCAACCTTTCGTCAACATTTCGCCAGAGGACGCGCGGTGGCTGCATGGACAGGGACGGGTTTTTCTCGACGCACGGCGGACTTCCGAATACGAAGCCGGTCACATCGCCGGGGCGAGGAACTTCGCCGTGTGGGAAGCCGATGTCAACGACAAGGTCCAGGCATTTGCCGAGGAAGGACACGACCCGGACCTGCCGATCGTCATTTACTGTTCGGGTGGCGACTGTCAGGACTCCCAGATGCTCGCCCAGAAGCTCTGGGGCCTTTTCTACAACAATCTTCTCGTCTACGAGGGGGGGTATCCGGACTGGGTCGGCAACGGTGGCCCCGTTCGGTCGGGGCCGAATCCGTGA
- a CDS encoding aromatic ring-hydroxylating dioxygenase subunit alpha, whose translation MSSAQSHQRLKALDHESTIASSLYTSAETLAVEQERIFAGTWQLIGRADQLPEPGSYFTAMAGKEPVLVVRDRKDELRAMSNVCRHRAGPVCRGAGIARSFQCRYHGWMYGLDGRLLATPEMDGARDFDKADFSLPRFELEAWHDLLFARAAGSVPPLAEVLSGIDEVLAPFDLSDYSWTVRKDWTIECNWKVYVDNYLEGYHIPIVHPALNEELDYERYEVETRPWFSLQHAPIRNPKRLRTGATSSEARFLWIFPNLMINVYSDNFSTNLIVPLGPERTLTIFEWYFRDQDAERIVAETVEFSDEVQLEDIQICEDVQRGLQSSTYDRGRYSPKRENGVRHFHSLYRSAMGIASSDAAVKPDRIEGKNRESAIRLNCRHEE comes from the coding sequence GTGAGCTCCGCGCAATCGCATCAGCGTCTGAAAGCGCTCGATCATGAGTCGACGATCGCCTCATCGCTCTACACCAGCGCCGAGACGCTCGCCGTCGAGCAGGAACGGATCTTCGCCGGCACCTGGCAACTGATCGGCCGCGCCGACCAGCTCCCGGAGCCCGGGTCGTATTTCACGGCGATGGCGGGAAAGGAACCGGTTCTCGTCGTCCGGGATCGCAAGGATGAGCTCCGTGCAATGTCGAACGTCTGCCGGCATCGCGCGGGGCCGGTCTGTCGCGGCGCCGGCATCGCCCGCTCGTTTCAGTGCCGTTATCACGGCTGGATGTACGGCCTGGACGGCCGGCTGCTGGCAACCCCTGAAATGGATGGTGCCCGGGATTTCGACAAGGCGGACTTTTCCCTCCCCCGCTTCGAGCTCGAAGCCTGGCACGACCTGCTCTTTGCCCGTGCAGCAGGATCGGTACCTCCGCTCGCGGAGGTTCTCTCCGGTATCGACGAGGTTCTCGCCCCATTCGATCTGAGCGATTACTCCTGGACGGTTCGGAAGGACTGGACGATCGAATGCAACTGGAAGGTTTACGTCGACAACTATCTCGAGGGTTACCATATCCCGATCGTTCACCCGGCCCTCAACGAAGAGCTCGATTACGAGCGATACGAGGTCGAGACACGTCCCTGGTTTTCGCTCCAGCACGCGCCGATCAGGAACCCGAAACGCCTCCGAACCGGCGCCACCTCCAGCGAGGCGCGGTTCCTCTGGATCTTCCCGAACCTCATGATCAACGTCTATTCGGACAACTTCTCGACAAACCTGATCGTGCCACTCGGACCGGAGCGCACCCTGACGATCTTCGAATGGTATTTTCGCGACCAGGATGCAGAACGTATCGTCGCCGAGACCGTCGAATTCAGTGATGAGGTACAGCTGGAGGACATCCAGATCTGCGAAGACGTTCAGCGCGGTCTCCAGTCGAGTACCTATGATCGGGGTCGGTACTCGCCGAAACGGGAGAATGGAGTTCGCCACTTTCATTCTCTGTATCGAAGTGCCATGGGCATTGCGAGCAGCGACGCCGCTGTGAAACCGGATCGGATTGAAGGAAAAAATCGAGAGTCGGCAATTCGTCTGAACTGCCGCCATGAGGAATGA